The Larus michahellis chromosome 18, bLarMic1.1, whole genome shotgun sequence genome contains the following window.
TCCCATGTCTTTCAACCTTCAACCTTTTCAACCTTTCCGTATCCTTTCAACCTTCTTTTGGTTGCAGAGATTGCATCAGTAGATTCTTCCCCTTGTGCCCTGTAGGAAGGATCATGATCCAGACACTGAATTTGTGCCTCCTTGGTTTCACACCCAGGCAGAAAACACACAAACTTTAAAATCAACATAGAAAGTGATCTCTCTGAGTACAAACACCAATGGAATGTGAAAAGCTGTGGAAATCATTGtaaatgctgaaaggaaaaggcTGACATTCTTCCACAAACAGTAACTATGTCTGAGGTAAGGATGGTGCTGTATGAATGCGCCTTGCAGTCTagtgctgggggagggaggggtggaagCAAGTCTTGTGCAGCATGTGTATGTGGTCTGTCAGTTCCCACAGTGCTGCAACAAAGGCATGGTTCCTGCTCTTCTCATGGGCTTGGTGCTTCAAGAAGTCATTCTTAAAATCATTATAGAGATGGAGTTTCATGAAAAGGCAAGATGAGATCAGGCAAAGTGCATGGTTAGACATGACAAGTCCACGGACAGGCCACTTGTTTATACTCGACCAGCTGCTTTTATCCCCTCATTTCCCCGTTCCCACGCACATTTCTCCTCAGACCACCTTGATCCTGCTTTTTTCCCACCTTTAATCTTTGCTTTAAACATCCCATAGTATCTTTTGTACAATCCCAAAATGCTGCTCCTGGCATCCTGTAATAAGTCCCCTCAGCTTGCAGACAATAAAGTTCCTCAGCCTGCAAGGGGCCAAAATCAAAGACAAAGTAATGTGAGATAAACTACAGGTCATAGCTGTCTTCTCAGTTTAGTTGTGTTGCTGTTGAAAGACTGTCTCTGCTTCTTGGACAAAGCCCAAAGCCAGGCACAGAGACATGGTGGAAGGactcttctctctcctccatgTATCCCCAACCTAACAGTTAATGATGCACTAGCATGATTCTGTGCTCCTAGAGCACAGAAATCTGGGAGGCCACCTGGCTGAACTCTCACATTTGAGAGAGaatgagggagagagagagggaataGGACACGTCCTAATTTTCTGTCTCCTGTGATTTCTTTCAATGAAGGTATCACTCTGCAACTTTCAATCTTGAATTCAATGTTTTGGTGAGGGGCTTGTTGTGGGCACAGCTGGATGCACACCCTCTGCCCGAGTAGGGAAGCCAGACCACTtgcaggccctgggaaggcagaggccTGGAGAATTTAGAAGTGTGAAGAAACTGCTAGGGTTTCAATGATTGAAGGCACTGTGCTGCAGCCAGTGAAAGGTAAAAATATATGTGAAGAGCAGAAGCTTCTTGTGAAAGACCTATGCCCAGATGACAAGGTTAGGCTTTATCTTAAAGAAGAGGGAGGTATTTCTGTTCTCATTGTAAGTCTTAGGTTGTGTCTGGATGAGTTCTtaggttttacatttttttcaccagaaaaagAAGTTGCAGAACAAcccttttttctgtctcagaagCAGCAGATTTCCCATCAGCTggggaaaggagcaggaggaCACTCATCCAAGAGCAGCAGGACCCAGACTCCCATTTGGAGCTCTGTCTTAGTGTCTCACCTCCATCTTTTGACAAAACTATTGACTGCTTTGCCACTCACAGGCATTAGGAGTGAAACTTTCCCTTCTGATCACAATCAGGGAAGGTCTGTGCCCCTGCTGTGTATCAGCTGCACTCCCTCAACTCTTTCAAAGTGTCCTGTGCTCAGTCAGGACTTCTAATGACCACTTGCCTTTCAATTCACTTGCAGCAGTGGAAGGATGTGCCTGGATTCACCTTGCTGAAGCTCAGTCTTCAAAAAGCCATCTACCTCTGGGACACTCTACTCCACTCATGGCAAGGGACAGATGATGTGTCTTCATTTTCACGAAAATTAACCTTCATGTCATGCTCAGGTTCTGGTCCTCTGAGCATCCACAAAGCATGGGTGCATGCTCAGCTTGTGCTTTATGGCAAATAAACCAGGTACCTCCAAGCTGAGATTTCCCTGTGAATCTCGGAGCAGTCAGTTCCAAGGATGCCTTCAGCTTCTTGGTGTTAATGGGATGGCTCAGGTTTgtgtctctctgcttttctcagtCCTTTGTGATTGCCTGAGTGGGTCTTGAGGTCACAATCACCTCCCATATGCCTCCTGACACATTCCAAGAGAGGCAGCACACTTTCTCAGTGGTCAGCTTTGAAAACATTGCCCTGGTAAGCAGCAACACAAGCAAGTCCACTCTGACCCTTCCGCTATTTTGAACAGAACAATACATGGGTGCACAGCGGAATAATTCCATAATGGCACCACCAAGCAGGGCCCAGACATGCCCTAGCCCATGTGCTCAGTAGTGCGGTTGCACAGGCCTGTTCAAGAGGTCACAAGCCTTGCATAGTATCTTCTGGCTTGGGATGTTCGATTTTATCGTCAGTGATATTAAAGGCTGTGCACCTCATGCACCACCCTGGGGTTTTCCTCATACTCCCTTATCTTAAAGTTCTGTTTGTCACTGTTTGTCTCCAAACCTTTGTGTTGTTAATTTCTCACCAGAGTTCGATATTCTCCCAAACAGCTAGAGAAAGGGAACTTGGGATTGTGATTTCAGGGCTGTGGTCAGTGTAGCTGGAACATTTTGGTGTTTCCTGGCAGGAAAGTGAATATCATTTTGACCCTAGGAGCCCACAATGTAAATAGGAAAGAGCTGAGCCAGAAGACGTTCAATGTTGGACACTGGCTCATCCATCCCAACTATTCAGGAGATACCCTTGTAAATGACATCGTGCTACTGAAGGTATATTCCCATACACCCTTGCCATCTGAGGGAACTCCCCCTGCTCACTTCCCCATCCCCATGAACTTGTTCCCATTCCCTACGTTCTCTCTGCTTGGCAGATGCAGCCCAACCTCAAGCTGAATAAGAAAGTGAATTTTATCCCCTTGCCCTATCATTATGAGGATGTGCAACCAGGAACTATATGCAAAATGGCTGGCTGGGGTAAAACATCAATAACAAGGAAAACACTAGTGTGCTGATGGAGATGGAACTGAAGGTTCAGCATGAGGAAACGTGTGAGATGCCTTTCAAACACTATAGGCCTGCACCCATGATCTGCACTGGTGATGAGAATGGCAAAAAAACAACTTTCCATGTAAGTGTTGTTTTGGGCTCCAAGTTGGGATAAGGTTGTGACTAGACAGTCAGGTTCTCAGGCAGGGGATGAAGATTCATCAGGATGATGTGCAGAGGTTCCTCTCAGGAGGTCTGAAGCTGATATGCTCCCTGAACCAGGGTGCAGTTGCCCAGCTGTCAACATCATGTTCCTTTTTACATGCCTGGGGGTATTCTATCCAGCCTAGGCACTGCCCCAGCAAGCTGCAGAGCTCATGTAAATCCTTTGTCATATGCCCCTGAGCTCCCTGAGCCCCTGGCTCAGATATTTCCACATGTCTAAAGAAGGACTAGATTCTTTTTTTCAGGGATATGAAGGCAGTTTTTGAATCTCAGATGGCCTTCAGGCCTGAATTGCTTCACAAATTGACTTAGAGGAGCAGTAAGGCATCTACAGGCCCTGTAGAGCTGGGTCTGGAGGGAGGTGGTCAAAAGAGGAGGTTCTTCACATGGAGGGAGGCTAGAGGGCCAGTTTCTTCCTTAGGGCAGGGGGAGCTGTGCTCTGAGATATCTGGCCCCTCCCACTCCTTTTACCTCACAGGGTGATTCTGGTAGCCCATTAGTCTGCAATGGGAAGGTTCACGGCATTGTTTCTTATAGACTCCGACATTGCATCTTCCTGGAAGTGTTTACCAGAGTCTCCTATTTTGAGCCCTGGACACATGAAGAGCTGAGGaagtttagaatcatagaatagtttgggttggaaggggcctttaaagacATCTAGTTCAACCCACCTACAATGAGCAatgacatcttcaaccagatgaGATTACTCAGatccctgtccagcctgaccttgaatgtttccaggggtgggacATCTaccatctctgggcaacctgttccagtgtttccaCCATCCTCATcgtaaaataattcttccttatatctagtctaaatttaccctcttttagtttaaaaccattacgccatgtcctgtcacaacaggcttactaaaaagtttgtccccattgTTCCTCTAGGCCcactttaaatactggaaggctgcaataaggtctccctggagccttctcttctccaggctcaataaccccaactctctcagcctgtcatcataggagaggtgctccatgcctctgatcatttttgtgtccctcctctaaTCATGCTTTAggatgtccatgtctttcctgtgctgaacaatccagagctggacgcagtagtCTAGGTgcagtctcaccagagcagagtagagggtgagaatcacctctcttgacctgctggccatgcttcttttgatgcagcctatgatacagttggccttctgggctgcgagtgcacattgttgtcccatgtccagctttttatccaccagtatccgcaagtccttctcctcagggctgctctcaacccttGCAGCATGTATTGATATCGGgagttgccctgacccaggtgcaggaccctgcacttggccttatttaacctcatgaggttcacacaggcccacttcttgagcttgtccaggtccctctggatggcatcctgtccctcaggcacatcaactacaccactcagcttgatgtcatctgcaaaggTGCTGAGCGtccactcaatcccactatgtcattgatgaagatactaaacagtactggtcctgGTATGGAACCCTGGAGGACAtgacttgtcaccaatctccatctggacattgaaccaccctctggatgcgaccatctaactaattcctcatccactgaacagtccacccatatgtctccaatttagagagaaagatgttgtgtgggactgtgtcaaaggccttatagaagtccagatagatgacatcttgtagctcttcccttgtccactgatatAGCCGCTCCATCATAGGAGGCCACTAGGTTAGTCAGGCACACTAACACTAGTTAGTCTGTGTGTTTATTGGCTTCTTGCACACCGGGTtaaaagaacccagatttgggacaacaccctaagtaaaacagaaaaattgcAGATACTCCAATCTAGGAAGGAATTACAACAGCTCATGGGAACTTTAGGGAACTGGAGGAAACATATGCCTAGATTTTCTATCATTGCTCGTCCACTGTATACACTTTTACAAAAGGGAAAGCCATGGAAATGGGGCCTGGAACATGAAGAGGCAGTCAAAACTTTAATACAGGAATTAAAAACATATCAATCAGTGGGGCCATTTCACCCACATGATCCTATAACAGCAGAACGGGGCTTTACAGAACATGGTGCTTATTGCAATCTATTTCAAACTGTCCCTAATGGACAAAGACACCTCTATTATTCAGCTCGACTGTGTTTAAACAGACGGAACAGAGATACTCTGAATGGGAAAGGGGACTTTTTTCTTTAGTCCAAGCAGTTAAACAAGTTGAGAAAATACACCAGGGACAACCTGTTCAGACTACAGGGCCATTTAATTTGCTAGAAACAGTTCTAAAAGGAATGTCTCCTGCAGAAGGAATTGCCTACAGAGCCACTAGGAAATGGTACACCTACCTGGTGGGAGTAGCAGATGAAATGCAAATATCTGAAAGACATACAAAAATTTCCAAATTACAAGACCCCATAAATACTGACCCAAAAGCACTAAAACAGCCATTCAAACGTTCACCAATTCCAGATGTACCCTCCCTCACTGACAAGACACCAATTGATGGTATTTGGTTTACCAATGCCTCAGCAAAAAGAATAAATGGTAAATGTCAATATAAGGCTGCTGCATTAGAAACTAACACCAGCAAACAAATAACAGAAGGTGGTGAAGGTAGTGCAGAAATAGGAGAATTAAGGGCAATTGTTCCAGCAGCACAAAATGGAGCAAGAATGATCTCTGACAACTCCTATGCTGTATGGACAGATGCCACCCAATAGCTTTGTCAATGGGAAGCCCAAAATTGGAGTCCAAAGTTTGGAGTTTGGAGAACCGAGGATTTACAACTATTACTAAACATAGCCAGAGAAACACCAATCAAGATGGAATGGGTGAAAGCTCACGCCAAAGACAATAAACCAGCCACAAACTGGAACTAACATGTAGATGAATTAGCCAGAATTAGGTAAATAATATCAGGAGATATATTAGATTTTGAATGGTACTGACTAGGGGAATGCTTACATCAAAAATTATGACACACAGGCCAAGACGCACTTTATTTGGCGGCCCAAAGCTAAGGTTGGTCTCTGAACAGAAAAACCTGTTAAGCCACCCTTACAGAATACCCCCAAtgtaaactgaaattttaaacagACCAACCTGCTAAAGCACCACCATTACATATCAAAGAAGGGAAAACTTTGTAGTCCACATGGAAAATTGATTACATCAGGCCATTCAAACCCTTTGGGGATATCTATATATCCTCGCTGGAGTAGAAATAGTCTCGCTTATGGCGACTAAGTGCCAGAATACAATAAATGGGTGCAATACAGTATGAGGGCTATTGTCCTGGTTCTCAAATCTACCTACCCCTGATGTCATCCAAAATGATAATTGCTCACATTTCTCATGTAGAACACCCTCTATAATCCTCAATCAAAGGGGATGGCAGAAAGAGCTGTCTCCTACAGgggacagttctccatgaacttctctgATGTGAGTTCTTCCCACAGGCTACAATTCTTCATGAATTGCTCCAGAGtgagtcctttccacagggtgtaGTTCTTCAGGAAATAATTCTCCAGCGTGGGTCCACCACAGGGTCACAAgttctgccaggagcctgctccagcatgggtgtcccatggggtcacagcctcctttgagcACCCACCTGCTCTGTTGTGtggtgtcctccatgggctgcagggtggatatctgcttcacattggacctccatgggctgcagggtgacagCCTGCCTCACTACGGTCTCCACCacagactgcaggggaatctctgctctggcaccaggagcgcctcctccccctccttcattGATCTTGGCATCTGCcaagttgttgctctcacatattctcactcctctcttccagctgctgctgcacaggtTTCACCCCCCGCCATTCTtgaatgttttcacagaggtgctaccactgtcgCTGATTCGTTCGTCCTTGGCAAATGGCAGGtctgttttgcagctggctgacattggctctatcagacgaGGGTGAAGCTTCTAGAAGCTTCCCACAGAAGACACTCCTATAGccctcctgctaccaaaaccttgccatgcaaacccaatacaagaGTATCAATCGGTAGTACAGCAGCACTAAATAATAGCAGCAAGCAATCACATAGCAAAAAATCAATATAATAGCAACAACCAATAACAGCAACAGCCAAGTGGATATTGTACTGTTACAAGTTACTACAACTTATCATTAGTGAAGTAACTTATCAACAATATAACAACATATATAACACATTACTTATATGGATGTATATTGGTCTCAAGTGAAATACACAGATCTCAGAAGGACCCAAACTATGCCAAACAGAAGGACAAACCAACCCCAGAAGGGGACCCAACCACCCTATAGGTGGGAAGACACAAAACTGGGCCCAAAGTGAGATCAATAAAATAACAGAGCCTCACTTCAAAGATGACCTACATCACAGAGTCTGGAGTAAGCCAGTGGTCCCTGGTGAGAGTCCCAAGATCCCACAGAACATTCATGTGGAGAATTCAACCcgtttaggaaaggaaaagtatATGCAGCTTGCAGACTTCTCAGTGAGAGGGACTCCattttggataaaaattaagtgctttttaTATCAGAGACATAAGACAGCATAGGACACCTTGACATCAAGCAGCCAACAGATGctgttaatttctatttttcaccTGTAACAGTCAATAGGTGATGTTGTTTTGTTCTTGCAGACCAATTTTACTTTCACAGTCTGTTTCAACTTTTTAAGACAGTAAGTGTCtgttagttttttggtttttcatagaatcatagaatggtttaggttggaaggcacattaaagatcatctagttccaaccccctgccctggatagggtcacctcccactagaccaggttactcaaagccccgtccaacctggccttgaacacctccagggatggggcatccacaattttcCTGGGTATCCCTCTATTTCAGCTGAGTCCATTCTTcacatttgaaatgtctttgttgtAACTTCCTGTGTTCCCGTCATGGAAATGTTGAAAAATGGTGTtaactttggagaagaaaagccatCCTAAGAGAATGCTCCTGTCCATAGCTCTACCTCACTAACGCTGTAATTCCTGAAGCAGTCAATCAAGTCGATACTCAGTTGTCCTGTCCATCTGCTAAATTATCTGGCAAGCCAATGGCATTCTCTTCTGCATGAGCATGCAGTTTTCCTGAATTTATTCCTGTTCATCCCATTG
Protein-coding sequences here:
- the LOC141732640 gene encoding LOW QUALITY PROTEIN: cathepsin G-like (The sequence of the model RefSeq protein was modified relative to this genomic sequence to represent the inferred CDS: inserted 1 base in 1 codon), producing the protein MSPLATTCTSKREQVYLYTLSITTGKKWTFLARVHNEEQSSHLYRRHLRLFSAEKKGKEGADCVEDKAGRERKKILRVQQWKDVPGFTLLKLSLQKAIYLWDTLLHSWKVNIILTLGAHNVNRKELSQKTFNVGHWLIHPNYSGDTLVNDIVLLKMQPNLKLNKKVNFIPLPYHYEDVQPGTICKMAGWGKTSITRXNTSVLMEMELKVQHEETCEMPFKHYRPAPMICTGDENGKKTTFHGDSGSPLVCNGKVHGIVSYRLRHCIFLEVFTRVSYFEPWTHEELRKFRIIE